The following proteins are co-located in the Pseudarthrobacter siccitolerans genome:
- a CDS encoding alpha/beta hydrolase, whose translation MTLDPASYEFSQSTGPTPIRASTVLPARRENVELKTADGHTLVGELALPESGPVNATLITLHPLPTHGGFMDSHVYRKASYRLPALAGIAVLRFNTRGTESPRGTSTGAFEEGIGEQHDVEAAVRFAVERGLPNRWLVGWSFGTELALMYGAVDPVASEIEGAILLSPPLHRAKDSHLQQWAQSGKPLTVLVPEYDDYLQPDAAAERFSLVPQARVVGVKGAKHLWVGEKYAGRVLNEIVHEVTGAGGTSLPHEWEGPVASAPA comes from the coding sequence ATGACTCTTGATCCGGCGTCGTACGAATTCAGCCAGTCCACTGGGCCCACTCCCATCCGTGCCTCCACAGTCCTGCCGGCCAGGCGGGAAAACGTGGAGTTGAAGACGGCGGACGGGCATACCCTGGTGGGCGAACTGGCGCTCCCGGAATCCGGACCGGTGAACGCCACCCTGATTACCCTGCATCCGCTGCCTACCCACGGCGGTTTTATGGATTCGCATGTTTACCGCAAGGCGTCCTACCGGCTGCCGGCCCTGGCCGGCATCGCGGTGCTCCGGTTCAACACGCGCGGCACCGAATCCCCTCGTGGCACGAGCACCGGGGCCTTTGAAGAGGGTATCGGGGAGCAGCATGATGTGGAGGCAGCTGTACGCTTCGCCGTCGAACGCGGCCTGCCCAACCGGTGGCTGGTGGGTTGGTCCTTCGGCACCGAGCTTGCCCTGATGTACGGGGCCGTTGACCCCGTGGCGTCGGAAATCGAGGGCGCCATCCTGCTTTCGCCGCCGCTGCACCGGGCCAAGGACTCCCACCTCCAGCAGTGGGCGCAGTCCGGCAAGCCGCTTACGGTGCTGGTGCCCGAATACGATGACTACCTGCAGCCCGACGCCGCGGCGGAGCGCTTCAGCCTGGTGCCGCAGGCCCGCGTGGTGGGCGTCAAGGGTGCCAAGCACCTGTGGGTGGGGGAGAAGTACGCCGGCCGGGTCCTGAACGAGATTGTGCATGAGGTCACCGGCGCCGGGGGAACCAGCCTTCCCCATGAATGGGAAGGGCCGGTGGCCAGCGCGCCGGCCTAG
- a CDS encoding NADH:flavin oxidoreductase/NADH oxidase, translating to MSALFEPLKLRSLELQHRGWVSPMCQYSCDPDEAPGVPHDWHLMHLGSFAAGGAALILTEAAAVNAEGRISPRDAGLYNDAQAEAWQRITSFVHRYGAADAKIGAQLAHAGRKASTYWPFSGRQGSVPESDGGWTTVGPSPSAFDGYAVPSEMTEEQIKGVIKDFAAAAVRAVDAGFDTLEIHGAHGYLLHQFQSPLINARTDAWGGNEEGRNRLMLAVVDAVRDVIPDSMPLLLRISASDWAEGGVDLAASVRLARQAAQHGVDLVDVSSGGAVAHQQIKAGPGYQTGFSAAVRSEAGVPTGTVGLLTSAGQAEHAIATGQADGVFIARAALRDPHWWLRAAFELGHDIKWAPQYERAVPRRTF from the coding sequence GTGTCCGCACTGTTCGAGCCGCTCAAACTCCGTTCGCTGGAGCTCCAGCACCGCGGCTGGGTGTCGCCCATGTGCCAGTACAGCTGCGATCCTGACGAGGCGCCGGGAGTTCCGCACGACTGGCACCTGATGCACCTGGGCTCCTTCGCCGCCGGCGGCGCGGCGCTGATCCTCACCGAGGCGGCGGCAGTTAACGCCGAAGGCAGGATCAGTCCCCGGGACGCCGGCCTGTATAACGACGCCCAGGCGGAGGCCTGGCAGCGGATCACCTCCTTCGTGCACCGCTACGGTGCGGCCGACGCAAAAATCGGCGCCCAGCTGGCCCATGCCGGCCGGAAGGCCTCCACGTACTGGCCCTTCTCCGGCCGGCAGGGCAGTGTCCCGGAGTCCGACGGCGGCTGGACCACCGTGGGGCCCTCGCCGTCTGCCTTCGATGGCTATGCTGTGCCGTCCGAAATGACGGAGGAACAGATCAAGGGAGTCATCAAGGACTTCGCCGCGGCCGCAGTCCGGGCCGTGGATGCAGGATTCGACACCCTGGAGATCCACGGGGCGCACGGCTACCTGCTGCACCAGTTCCAGAGCCCGCTGATCAATGCGCGGACTGATGCCTGGGGCGGGAACGAAGAAGGCCGGAACAGGCTCATGCTTGCGGTGGTGGATGCGGTGCGGGATGTCATTCCGGACTCGATGCCCCTGCTGCTGAGGATCTCGGCGAGCGACTGGGCCGAAGGCGGGGTGGACCTGGCAGCCTCCGTGCGCCTGGCCCGGCAGGCCGCCCAACATGGTGTGGACCTCGTCGACGTTTCCAGCGGCGGGGCCGTGGCCCATCAGCAGATCAAGGCCGGTCCCGGCTACCAGACCGGGTTCTCCGCCGCTGTCCGCAGCGAGGCCGGAGTGCCCACTGGTACCGTGGGCCTGCTGACCTCCGCCGGCCAGGCTGAGCACGCCATTGCCACAGGGCAGGCAGACGGCGTTTTCATCGCCCGCGCTGCCCTGCGGGACCCGCACTGGTGGCTGCGCGCAGCGTTTGAACTGGGCCACGACATCAAGTGGGCGCCGCAGTACGAACGGGCGGTGCCGCGCCGGACTTTCTGA
- a CDS encoding tetratricopeptide repeat protein: MSSPASRPVPPAAASLLNLRGAVDLSSLKQRPAPSGPSAPPPTTGDGQPGSAPGAPELKVNVTEANFQQLVELSAQVPVVFALWASYSPESAGMLDVLERVVDSYGGRLVLGAADIEAFPQLAQAFQVQAVPTAVAVLKGQPVPLFQGGADEQQVRSLFDELLKVAAANGVTGSLGGETGADAEPAPLPPLHQAAFDAIEAGDYAAAADAYRQALNEMPSDREAKAGLAQVELMLRLQPITAQDSEALRAQAADEPDNLEAQLAIADLDVAGGHVEDALNRLVSFIGRNFGPERETARVRLLELFEVVGTSDERVGKARQALARVLF; the protein is encoded by the coding sequence ATGAGTTCGCCAGCTTCCCGCCCAGTCCCTCCTGCCGCTGCCAGCCTGCTTAACCTGCGCGGCGCCGTCGACCTTTCTTCACTGAAGCAGCGCCCGGCACCGTCCGGCCCGTCCGCACCGCCGCCCACAACCGGCGATGGACAGCCCGGCTCGGCTCCCGGCGCTCCGGAACTGAAGGTCAACGTCACCGAGGCCAATTTCCAGCAACTGGTGGAGCTCTCAGCGCAGGTGCCCGTGGTATTTGCGCTCTGGGCCTCCTACTCGCCCGAGTCCGCCGGCATGCTGGACGTCCTTGAGCGGGTGGTGGACAGCTACGGCGGCCGGCTGGTCCTCGGTGCTGCCGATATCGAAGCGTTCCCGCAGCTGGCCCAGGCGTTCCAGGTGCAGGCGGTGCCCACCGCCGTTGCCGTGCTGAAGGGCCAGCCCGTCCCCCTGTTCCAGGGCGGTGCAGACGAACAGCAGGTACGCAGCCTGTTCGACGAACTGTTGAAAGTGGCAGCGGCAAACGGCGTGACGGGAAGCCTGGGCGGGGAAACCGGGGCAGATGCGGAGCCCGCGCCGCTGCCGCCGCTGCACCAGGCCGCCTTTGATGCCATCGAGGCAGGCGACTACGCAGCTGCTGCGGACGCCTACCGCCAGGCGCTGAACGAGATGCCGTCGGACCGCGAGGCGAAGGCCGGGCTGGCCCAGGTGGAGCTGATGCTGCGGCTCCAGCCGATCACGGCCCAGGACAGCGAAGCCCTCCGCGCCCAGGCGGCCGATGAACCGGACAACCTGGAGGCCCAGCTTGCCATTGCCGATCTCGACGTTGCCGGCGGGCACGTGGAGGACGCGCTGAACCGGCTGGTCAGCTTTATCGGCAGGAATTTCGGACCGGAACGTGAGACCGCCCGGGTCCGCCTGCTGGAGCTGTTCGAGGTGGTAGGGACGTCAGACGAGCGGGTTGGCAAGGCACGCCAGGCCCTGGCACGGGTGCTGTTCTAG
- a CDS encoding AI-2E family transporter: protein MTDKTDESSAAFENPEGAEPSAKAAQDPAPAHRRGSAAAALGLVVRRLRQPLPGAQPRLRFEMPPEYSQHEESTEDPDGVSRPQFGDPGPRMSPQHPLYLGFMGTVGVGVALLVYWIGSHTTQLLLWIVAALFIALGLEPVVGWLESRRIPRPAGILVSVSVLVAAVVGFFATLIPTIVEQVSEIVEQAPVWVRDFMNSDLFRTLDDQFGVRDRIAEEVNKFVNDPEAMGGIAGGVVGFGSTVANGLFGALIVLVLSLYFLAALPAMKKWGYRLAPRSRRHRVEALSEEITKSVGNYVIGQACVALLNATFAFIVMSVVGVPFALLLAFVVALLAFIPLVGGMIAGVVVILIALTVGWQTAAVYGICYFAYLQFEAYFISPRIMQKAVAVPGAVAVISVIAGGSLLGVLGALIAIPTAAAILLLIKEIYIVRQDKH from the coding sequence GTGACTGACAAGACGGACGAGTCCTCCGCGGCATTCGAGAATCCGGAAGGTGCAGAGCCTTCGGCGAAGGCGGCCCAGGACCCTGCGCCGGCGCACCGGCGGGGGTCGGCCGCGGCTGCCCTCGGACTGGTGGTCCGCCGCCTTCGCCAGCCGCTGCCCGGGGCCCAGCCGAGGCTCCGGTTCGAAATGCCGCCGGAGTACTCCCAGCACGAGGAATCCACCGAGGATCCCGACGGCGTGAGCCGCCCCCAGTTCGGTGACCCGGGCCCCCGGATGTCCCCGCAGCATCCGCTCTATCTGGGATTTATGGGCACCGTCGGCGTGGGTGTGGCACTGCTCGTCTATTGGATCGGGTCCCACACCACGCAGCTGCTTCTGTGGATCGTCGCCGCGCTCTTCATCGCCCTGGGCCTTGAGCCGGTGGTCGGGTGGCTCGAAAGCCGCCGGATTCCACGCCCGGCCGGCATCCTGGTGTCCGTCAGCGTGCTGGTGGCTGCCGTCGTCGGCTTTTTTGCCACCCTGATCCCCACCATCGTGGAACAGGTCAGCGAGATCGTGGAGCAGGCGCCCGTCTGGGTCAGGGACTTTATGAACTCGGACCTGTTCCGCACCCTCGATGACCAGTTCGGGGTCCGCGACCGGATCGCCGAAGAAGTCAACAAGTTCGTGAATGACCCCGAAGCCATGGGCGGGATCGCGGGCGGCGTGGTGGGATTCGGGTCCACGGTGGCCAACGGGTTGTTCGGGGCCCTGATCGTCCTGGTGCTCAGCCTGTATTTCCTGGCCGCGCTGCCGGCGATGAAGAAGTGGGGCTACCGGCTGGCTCCGCGCTCCCGCCGCCACCGGGTGGAGGCACTGTCCGAGGAAATCACCAAATCGGTGGGCAACTACGTCATCGGACAGGCCTGCGTGGCCCTCCTGAATGCGACGTTCGCCTTTATCGTGATGTCCGTCGTGGGGGTCCCGTTCGCCCTGCTGCTGGCGTTTGTGGTGGCACTGCTTGCCTTTATCCCGCTGGTGGGGGGCATGATCGCCGGCGTGGTGGTAATCCTCATTGCCCTCACGGTGGGCTGGCAGACCGCCGCGGTTTACGGCATCTGCTACTTCGCGTACCTGCAGTTCGAGGCGTATTTCATCTCGCCGCGCATCATGCAGAAGGCGGTGGCCGTACCCGGAGCGGTGGCTGTCATCTCGGTCATCGCAGGCGGCAGCCTGCTCGGTGTCCTGGGCGCACTGATCGCTATTCCCACCGCGGCCGCCATCCTGCTGCTGATCAAGGAAATCTATATCGTCCGCCAGGACAAGCACTAA
- a CDS encoding transporter — protein MVAHLLRLKLTLLRNGLRRSPWQLVGMAFAGLYALGLVATLVVVLVLLRRADQELAQTAVVLGGSAAILGWGIIPVVASATDMTLDPARFTTFAIPMKQLLAGLALGGLIGIPGLATTLVALSTVVTWSRGVLPALAALVGAALGVLTCIVLSKVVTTATASLAASRRFKDVSAIAFMVPLVLLGPIVAGLSRGISASAGFLPEFAQAMSWTPLGAPWSVAGDIAAGHPGPAALKLLVAAAVLAGLAWCWKLLLERALVNPPYSGSGKRKGGKLGLFGLLPAVPAGAVMARSLTYWIRDPRYSGSLIVVPLLPVLLVFQGSQTGDFSTLAFLAPPTAFILAWSISADVSYDNTAFALHLASGVRGVDDRLGRALACLAFALPVVLVFAVGHAAFTTDWASLPGQLGLSLGILFTGLGLSSVVSARYTVAVPLPGDSPFKKPPGNVGQTLAVQFAGMGILFVLVLPEAALLVAQLVTGNSLFGWLDLGAGLLVGPALLVTGVRLGGKWLDARGPELLAQVTVNR, from the coding sequence ATGGTTGCGCACCTTCTGAGGCTCAAACTGACGCTGCTGCGCAACGGCCTGCGCCGCAGCCCCTGGCAACTGGTGGGCATGGCCTTCGCCGGGCTCTATGCGCTTGGCCTGGTGGCCACGCTGGTAGTGGTGCTGGTCCTGCTGCGCCGGGCGGACCAGGAACTGGCCCAAACAGCCGTGGTGCTCGGCGGGTCCGCGGCCATCCTCGGCTGGGGAATCATTCCCGTAGTCGCCTCGGCCACGGACATGACGCTCGATCCGGCCCGCTTCACCACCTTCGCCATCCCCATGAAGCAGCTGCTGGCGGGGCTGGCGCTGGGCGGGCTGATCGGGATTCCCGGCCTGGCCACAACCCTGGTGGCATTGTCCACGGTGGTGACCTGGTCCCGGGGCGTGCTGCCCGCGCTCGCAGCCCTCGTCGGGGCAGCGCTGGGGGTGCTGACCTGCATCGTGCTGTCCAAGGTGGTGACCACGGCAACTGCAAGCCTCGCCGCCTCCCGGCGCTTCAAGGACGTCAGCGCCATCGCGTTTATGGTTCCGCTGGTCCTGCTGGGCCCGATCGTGGCGGGATTGAGCCGGGGAATCTCCGCCTCCGCCGGTTTCCTCCCGGAGTTCGCGCAGGCGATGTCGTGGACCCCGCTGGGTGCCCCCTGGTCCGTCGCCGGCGATATCGCAGCAGGGCATCCGGGACCGGCTGCCCTGAAGCTGCTCGTAGCGGCCGCTGTCCTGGCCGGACTTGCCTGGTGCTGGAAGCTGCTCCTGGAGCGGGCCCTGGTTAATCCGCCCTACTCGGGCAGCGGCAAGCGCAAGGGCGGAAAGCTCGGCCTGTTCGGGCTCCTGCCCGCCGTTCCTGCCGGCGCCGTCATGGCCCGGTCCCTCACCTACTGGATCCGCGATCCCCGCTACTCCGGCTCCCTCATCGTGGTCCCGCTGCTCCCGGTGCTGCTGGTGTTCCAGGGCAGCCAGACCGGCGACTTCAGCACCCTTGCTTTCCTGGCGCCCCCGACGGCGTTTATCCTCGCCTGGTCCATCTCCGCCGATGTCTCCTATGACAACACCGCCTTCGCGCTGCACCTGGCCAGCGGCGTGCGGGGCGTGGACGACCGGCTGGGCCGGGCGCTCGCCTGCCTGGCCTTCGCCCTGCCGGTGGTCCTGGTGTTCGCCGTTGGCCACGCCGCCTTCACCACGGACTGGGCGTCCTTGCCCGGCCAGCTGGGATTGAGCCTGGGAATCCTCTTTACGGGGCTGGGATTGTCCTCCGTGGTTTCGGCCCGCTACACCGTGGCGGTTCCGCTGCCGGGGGACAGCCCCTTCAAGAAGCCGCCCGGAAACGTGGGCCAGACCCTGGCCGTCCAGTTCGCCGGGATGGGAATTTTGTTTGTCCTGGTTCTGCCCGAGGCTGCGCTCCTGGTGGCCCAGCTCGTCACCGGCAACAGTCTTTTTGGCTGGCTGGACCTCGGCGCCGGGCTACTGGTGGGGCCGGCACTCTTGGTGACCGGCGTGAGGCTGGGCGGGAAATGGCTGGACGCCCGGGGGCCCGAACTTCTGGCCCAGGTCACCGTCAACCGCTGA
- a CDS encoding ABC transporter ATP-binding protein — MTAQQPDPARAAAPVAALSIRGLAKRFGQKIAVDGISLDVPAGSFFGIVGPNGAGKTTTLSMATGLLRPDFGTAVVHGVDVWARPLEAKRLMGILPDGVRLFDRLTGEQLVTYAGLLRGMDKDVAASRVGELLAALDLAQDAGTLVVDYSAGMTKKIALASALIHAPRLLVLDEPFEAVDPVSAANIRSILDSYVASGGTVIVSSHVMDLVQRMCDHVAVVAAGRLLAAGTVDEVRGGASLEDRFVQLVGGRSHTEGLEWLRTF, encoded by the coding sequence ATGACTGCTCAGCAACCAGACCCGGCACGGGCCGCCGCTCCCGTAGCCGCGCTCTCCATCCGCGGCCTGGCCAAGCGCTTTGGCCAGAAGATCGCGGTGGACGGCATCAGCCTGGACGTGCCGGCCGGTTCGTTCTTCGGAATCGTGGGCCCGAACGGTGCTGGCAAGACCACTACGTTGTCAATGGCCACCGGGCTCCTGCGCCCTGACTTTGGCACGGCCGTCGTTCACGGGGTGGACGTCTGGGCCCGGCCGCTGGAGGCCAAGCGGCTGATGGGCATCCTGCCCGATGGCGTGCGGCTGTTCGATCGGCTCACGGGCGAGCAGCTGGTCACGTACGCAGGACTGCTGCGCGGCATGGACAAGGACGTGGCGGCCAGCCGCGTGGGGGAACTGCTGGCAGCCCTGGACCTGGCCCAGGACGCGGGCACCCTGGTGGTGGACTACTCCGCCGGCATGACCAAAAAAATCGCCCTGGCCTCAGCCCTCATCCATGCACCCCGGCTGCTGGTGCTGGACGAACCCTTCGAGGCAGTGGATCCGGTCTCTGCCGCCAATATTCGATCCATCCTGGACAGCTACGTGGCCTCCGGCGGAACGGTGATCGTCTCCAGCCACGTCATGGACCTGGTGCAGCGCATGTGCGACCACGTTGCCGTGGTGGCCGCCGGCCGGCTGCTGGCCGCGGGTACGGTTGACGAGGTGCGCGGCGGGGCCTCGCTGGAGGACCGTTTCGTCCAACTGGTGGGCGGCCGCAGCCACACGGAAGGGCTGGAATGGTTGCGCACCTTCTGA
- the nagB gene encoding glucosamine-6-phosphate deaminase translates to MEVVILNGSKQISKLAADAIGELLRRKPDAVLGLATGSSPLPIYDELAARHERDGLDFSRAHGFALDEYVGLPAGHPESYREVIRREFTNRVNIPPDNVHGPDGTATDILPACRAYEESIAAAGGIDLQLLGVGTDGHIGFNEPGSSFASRTRIKSLIEQTRRDNARFFSSLAEVPHHVLTQGLGTIMDARHVILVATGAQKAQAVREFVEGPVAAVCPASVLQFHPHATVLLDESAASALKLADFYRHTYDNKPAWQGL, encoded by the coding sequence ATGGAAGTCGTTATCCTCAACGGCAGCAAGCAGATCAGCAAGCTGGCAGCTGACGCCATCGGGGAGCTGCTCCGGCGGAAGCCGGACGCCGTCCTGGGCCTGGCCACCGGGTCCTCGCCGTTGCCCATCTACGATGAGCTGGCGGCCCGCCACGAGCGCGACGGCCTGGACTTCAGCCGGGCGCACGGGTTTGCGCTGGACGAATACGTTGGCCTGCCCGCCGGCCACCCGGAGTCCTATCGTGAGGTGATCCGGCGGGAGTTCACCAACCGGGTGAACATCCCGCCGGACAACGTTCACGGACCGGACGGAACAGCAACGGACATACTGCCCGCCTGCCGTGCCTATGAGGAATCCATCGCGGCAGCCGGCGGCATCGACCTCCAGCTCCTGGGCGTCGGCACCGACGGCCATATCGGCTTCAACGAGCCGGGCTCCTCCTTTGCCTCACGCACCCGGATCAAGAGCCTTATCGAGCAGACACGCCGGGACAACGCCCGGTTCTTCAGCAGCCTGGCCGAGGTCCCGCACCACGTCCTCACCCAGGGCCTGGGCACCATCATGGACGCACGGCATGTGATCCTCGTGGCAACCGGGGCACAGAAGGCGCAGGCAGTGCGCGAATTCGTTGAAGGGCCGGTGGCTGCGGTCTGCCCCGCGTCGGTGCTGCAGTTCCATCCGCATGCCACGGTCCTGCTGGACGAGTCTGCCGCCTCGGCCTTGAAGCTGGCGGATTTTTACCGCCACACCTACGACAACAAACCTGCCTGGCAGGGACTCTGA
- the nucS gene encoding endonuclease NucS: protein MRLVIARCSVDYVGRLKAHLPLATRLLLVKADGSVLVHSDGGSYKPLNWMSPPATLRVSSPEDVDLELGVVEQWTVQSAKTDDRLIINIHEKLSESSHDLGVDPGLIKDGVEADLQRLLAEQIETLGEGYSLIRREYFTAIGPVDILARDKDGATVAIELKRRGDIDGVEQLTRYLELLNRDPLLAPVRGIFAAQQIKPQAKVLARDRGIDCVTLDYDAMRGVDDIESRLF, encoded by the coding sequence GTGCGACTTGTGATAGCCCGATGCTCCGTTGATTACGTTGGCCGGCTCAAAGCCCATCTTCCACTTGCCACCAGGCTCCTGCTGGTCAAGGCCGACGGCTCGGTCCTGGTCCATTCGGACGGCGGCTCCTACAAACCCCTGAACTGGATGAGTCCGCCGGCCACCTTGCGCGTCTCGTCCCCCGAGGATGTGGACCTTGAACTCGGGGTTGTTGAGCAGTGGACCGTGCAGTCTGCGAAGACAGATGACCGCCTCATCATCAACATCCACGAGAAACTCAGCGAGTCATCGCACGACCTGGGCGTGGACCCAGGCCTCATCAAGGACGGTGTGGAGGCGGACCTGCAGCGGCTCCTGGCGGAGCAGATTGAAACGCTGGGCGAAGGCTATTCCCTGATCCGCCGTGAGTATTTCACGGCGATCGGGCCGGTGGATATCCTGGCCAGGGATAAGGACGGGGCCACAGTGGCCATCGAACTCAAGCGGCGCGGCGACATTGACGGCGTGGAGCAGCTCACACGGTACCTTGAACTGCTGAACCGCGATCCCCTGCTGGCGCCGGTCCGCGGGATCTTCGCTGCCCAGCAGATCAAGCCCCAGGCGAAGGTCCTGGCGAGGGACCGCGGAATTGATTGCGTCACCCTTGATTACGACGCTATGCGTGGTGTGGACGACATTGAGTCCCGGCTTTTCTGA
- a CDS encoding cold-shock protein yields MAQGTVKWFNAEKGFGFITPDDSDGDVFVHYSEIQTGGFKTLDENQRVQFEIGQGAKGPQATGVTLV; encoded by the coding sequence ATGGCACAGGGAACCGTCAAGTGGTTCAACGCTGAAAAGGGCTTCGGCTTCATTACCCCGGATGACTCCGACGGTGATGTCTTCGTTCACTACTCCGAGATCCAGACCGGCGGCTTCAAGACCCTCGACGAGAACCAGCGCGTTCAGTTCGAGATCGGCCAGGGCGCCAAGGGTCCCCAGGCTACCGGCGTCACGCTGGTTTAG
- a CDS encoding ATP/GTP-binding protein, translating into MPRSNRPRRPVSGKGASSGRAAGKKGSGDVPELDLERARAGIARHESAPDGEWMVRTMTAKNAGKTYICPECSTAVLPGVAHLVVWKDDHLFGAAAGLAERRHWHTNCWMSRSYRYR; encoded by the coding sequence ATGCCGCGTTCCAACCGTCCCCGCCGTCCTGTCTCGGGCAAGGGTGCCTCTTCCGGCCGGGCGGCCGGAAAAAAGGGGAGCGGGGACGTTCCGGAGCTTGACCTGGAACGGGCCCGGGCCGGCATCGCCCGGCATGAAAGTGCGCCGGACGGCGAATGGATGGTCCGCACCATGACCGCCAAAAACGCCGGGAAGACCTACATTTGCCCCGAGTGCTCCACTGCCGTATTGCCAGGAGTCGCCCATCTGGTGGTGTGGAAGGATGACCATCTCTTCGGTGCGGCAGCCGGCCTGGCGGAACGGCGGCACTGGCACACCAACTGCTGGATGTCGCGCAGTTACCGCTACCGTTAA